The stretch of DNA AAAACCAAACAGACAAACGGGACTATCCCCGACCACTAAAATTTCAAATTATTCACCAGCCGGGAAAGGCGGACTATCCACCCGCCGCCCGGCATTAAAAACAAATCACAATGAGAAAGAAAATCTTCTTGTCGGCGGCTATACTTGCCGCCGTGGTAAGTGCCTACGCACAAGGAAACGGGCAGGCGGGCATCACCGAAGCCACGAACCTAATCACCGGGTATTTTGACCCCGGAACAAAACTGGTGTACGCAATCGGGGCGGTCTGCGGCTTGATTGGCGGGGTAAAAGTATATAACAAGTTTTCAAGCGGCGACCCCGACACCTCAAAGACCGCCGCCAGTTGGTTCGGGGCGTGCATCTTCCTGATTGTCGCCGCCACTATCCTACGTTCGTTCTTCCTCTAAAAAGGCGGCAATGTCTGAATATCCGGTAAACAGGGGTATCGGGAAGCCGGTGGAGTTCAAGGGGCTGAAAAGCCAGTACCTCTTTATCTTTTGCGGCGGCTTGCTCGCTGTCTTCGTGGTGTTCATCGTCCTGTTCATGGCAGGCGTGAACCAGTGGCTATGTATCGGTTTCATCGTGTCGGCTTCGCTGCTGCTCGTGTGGCAGACGTTCCGGCTCAACGCCAAGTACGGCACGCACGGGCTGATGAAAGCTGCCGCACGCAAAAGACACCCACGCTTCATTATCAGCCGAAAGGCGATACCCCGGCTGTTCAACTACAAAAGAAGAAAGGAAGAAAGAACATGAGGAATATGTTAAAGGCTACCACGCTGGAAAGGAAATTTCCCCTTTTGGCGGTGGAGAACGGCTGCATCATTTCAAAGGATGCGGACATAACGGTGGCTTTCAGGGTGGAACTGCCCGAACTGTTCACCGTCACCAGTGCCGAGTACGAAACCATACATTCGGCGTGGTACAAGGCGGTCAAGGTGCTGCCCGACTACTCCATAGTACACAAGCAGGACTTCTTCATCAAGGAGAACTACCAGCCCGACACCGAAAGGGACGAGCTTAGTTTTTTAAGCCGCTCCTTTGAACGGCACTTCAATGAACGCCCGTTCCTGAACCATTACTGCTACCTGTTCCTGACGAAAACGACAAGGGAGAGAAGCCGCCGACAGAGCGACTTCTCCACCCTCTGCCGGGGCAGGATTGTACCGCAGGAGATAGCCGACAAGGAAGCGGCGGCAAAGTTCATCGAAGCGGTCGGGCAGTTTGAAAGGATTATGAACGACAGCGGGTTTGTCACCCTTACCCGGCTGGCGGCATCGGAAATCACCGGGCAGGACGGAAAGGCGGGCATCATCGAGAAATACTTCTCGCTCTCGCAAACCGACACTACTTGCCTGAAAGACATCGGGCTGTACCCGGAAGAAATGCGGGTCGGGGACGATATACTGTGCCTGCACACGCTTTCGGACGTGGAAGATTTGCCCGGAAAGGTCGGGACGGACTGCCGATTTGAGAAGCTGTCCACAGACAGAAGCGATTGCAGGTTAAG from Barnesiella propionica encodes:
- a CDS encoding DUF4134 domain-containing protein gives rise to the protein MRKKIFLSAAILAAVVSAYAQGNGQAGITEATNLITGYFDPGTKLVYAIGAVCGLIGGVKVYNKFSSGDPDTSKTAASWFGACIFLIVAATILRSFFL
- a CDS encoding DUF4133 domain-containing protein gives rise to the protein MSEYPVNRGIGKPVEFKGLKSQYLFIFCGGLLAVFVVFIVLFMAGVNQWLCIGFIVSASLLLVWQTFRLNAKYGTHGLMKAAARKRHPRFIISRKAIPRLFNYKRRKEERT